The genomic stretch CACCCGGAGGGGCCGGACGAGGAAGTGGAGGGTCAGGGCGTGCGTGTCCGGGCGTTTCAGGTGGGGGAGACCCTGATCGAACTGCTGATGCCCACGCGGGAGGACAGTCCGGTCGCGGGGTTCCTGGCGCGGCGCGGGGCGGGGCTGCATCACACGGCGTACCGCGTGGCGGACCTGGATGCCGAGATGGCGCGCCTGCGGGCGGAGGGCGCGCGGTTCCTGAGTGACACGCCCGCGCCGGGCCGGGCGGGATCGCGCGTGGCGTTCCTGCACCCGAAGTGGGGCGAGGGGACCCTGATCGAACTGGTGGAGCACCCGCAGGGCGGGCACGCTTGAGCGTCCGCCGCGCGAGGCCGCTGTGGTGGGTGCCGTCCCTGGTGATCATGGGGATGATCTGGTGGCTGAGCAGCGCGCCGCAGACGCCAGGGCCGTCCCTGGAGCACCCGAAGGACTGGATCGCGCATTTCCTGGCGTACCTGTCGCTGGCCTTCTGTCTGGGCCGCGCGACGGGGCAGCGGGGGCTGGCGCTGGTGATCGCGGCGTGGTTCGGCGCGCTGGACGAGGTGCACCAGTCGTTCGTGCCGCCGCGTGAGGCGGGCGTGCAGGACTGGCTGTTCGACGTGGCGGGCGCGTGGGTGGGCGTGCGGCTCGCGGTGCGCAGGCCCACCACCCCGGCACCCGAGGCCCAGGGCGTGGTTCATCCGGTCTGAACCTCGCATGGCGCGTCGCAGTTCTGTCAGACGGGCTCGGGTAGGCTCGCGGGCATGACCGCACCGACCCTCCCGCCCGCGCAGGCCAGCCACGTGGCGGCGCTGCACGCGGCCCTCACACAACTGGACGGGGTGATCCTCGGGAAGGGCCCGCAGATCCGGCTGGCCGCCGCGTGCCTGCTCGCGCGCGGGCACCTGCTCATCGAGGACCAGCCGGGCGTGGGCAAGACCACGCTGGCGCAGGCCCTGGCGCGCACCTGTGGCCTGCACTTCCGGCGCGTGCAGTTCACGGCGGACCTGCTGCCCGCTGACCTGACGGGCGTGAGCGTCTGGGACGCGCCGAGCAGCGCGTTCCGTTTCGTGGAGGGGCCGGTGTTCAGCGAACTGCTCCTCGCGGACGAGATCAACCGCGCCACGCCCCGCACGCAGGGCGCCCTGCTGGAGGCTATGGAGGAGCGGCAGGTCTCGGAGGGCGGCGTGACCCGCGCGCTGCCGGAGCCGTTCTTCGTGATCGCCACGCAGAACCCGGCGGCGTTCGTGGGGACCAGCCCCCTGCCCGAAGCGCAGCTGGACCGCTTCCTGATGACTGTCACGCTGGGCTACCCGGACGTGCGCGCCGAACGGCAACTGTTGGAAACCGGGGGCCGCAGTCTGTCCGTCCGCGAACTGCCGGCCGTGCTGAATGCGGGCATGCTGATCGCCATGCAGGCTGAGGTGGACGCCGTGCATGTCGCCGGGCCGCTGCTGGACTACCTGCAACTGCTGGCCCGCGCGACCCGTGAGCACCCGGGCCTGACGACCGGCCTGAGCCCGCGCGGGCTGCTGGCGCTGCTGGCGGGCGCGCGCGCCTGGGCGTACCTGCACGGGCGCGGCATGGTCCTGCCGGAGGACGTGCAGGCGGTGTTCGCGCCGCTGGCCACGCACCGCCTGAGCGCCCGCGCGGGCGTGAGCGTCCCCGACGTGATCGAGCGCCTGCTGCGCGAGACGCCCATTCCCTGATGACCCGCCCGGACCGACCGCCAGCCGGGACGGTGACGCTACGCGCGTGGCCGACAGGCTTCGGCGCAGCGTTCCTCGGGCTGATCGTCCTGACGCTGATCGGCTGCGTGAACTACGCCCTGAGCCTCGGGTACGGCCTGACGTTCCTGCTGGGCGGCGTGTGGGTGCTCGCGGCGGGACAGGCGCTGCGCGCGGCGCGGGACCTGACGGTCCGTGTGCAGGCGCGCGGGCCGGTCCGGGCGGGCACGCCGCTGCCCGTGCAGGTGCAGGCGCGCGGCGGACGGGGCGGCGTGCTGCGCGTCGCCCTGGGCGTGGTGAGCGGCAGCGTGACGCTGGAGGACGCGGCAGGCACCCTCGACGCAGGCACCCTCGACCTGACCGTTCCCACCGCCGCGCGCGGCCCGCTGGAGGTCCGCGTGACGCTGCGCGCTCTGGACCGCCTGGGCCTGTGGCAGGTGCGCCTGCCCGACCCGGACCCCGTGACGGTCCTGATCCACCCCCGCGCGGAGGAGGGCGCGCCGCCCCCACCCACCCGGAGCGTGCCGGGCAGCGGTGAGGGCGCGGGCCGCGCGCCCGGCGACGAGGAATTCGCGGGCCTGCGCCCCTACCAGACCGGGGACTCGCCCCGGCAGGTGTCATGGCGGCACGTCGCCCGCACCGGGCAGCTCCTGACCCGCGAGACGGACGCCGCGCAGGGCAGCGCCCGGCGCCTGGACTGGCAGGACACCCCCGGCGACCCGGAGGTCCGCGCCGCGCGCCTGACCGCCTGGGTGGACGCCCTGCACGCCCACGCCGACAGCTACGCCCTCCACCTCCCGGGCGAGGTGATCGGGCCGGGCAGCGGCGAGCCGCAGCGGCAGGCGGCCCTGAACGCCCTGGCCCTGCACGACCCCCCCACCCTGGCCAGCCTCGCGCCCCCCGCCCGCCCGGCCCGGAACCATCCAGGCACCCGCCCGGCGCCGCTGCCGGGCGAGGCCCTCACGTGGACGCTGCTGGCCCTGGCGGTCACCCTGGCCCCCGGGGTGCTGCGCCAGCCGTGGTGGCTGAGCCTGCTGATCGCCGCGCTGCTGGGCCACTCGCTGCTGCGAGCCCGCCGCGACGCGATCCGGCCCCTGCCGACGTGGCTGCTGGCGCTGCTGGCCGTGGCGGGCGGCGCAGCCCTGAACGCCACGTACGGCACGCTGCTGGGCCGCGACGCGGGCACCGCGTTCCTGGCGATGCTGGCCGCCCTGAAAACCGCCGAGAGTCACGCCCGGCGCGATCAGGCGGTCCTGACGCTGCTGGGTCTGTTCGTCACGAGCACCGCCTTCTTCTTCAGCCAGGGCCCCCTGACCGCGCTGTACGCCGTCCTGAGCGCTGCGCTGCTCCTGACGGCTGCCACCACGCGCCTGGGCACCCCGCCGCCCCTGACCCGCGCCAGCCTGACCGGACGGCTGGGCCGCACCGTGCGCGTCCTGACCCTGAGCGCCCCGCTGACGCTGGTGCTGTTCGTGCTCGTGCCCCGCCCGGACGGCCCGCTGTGGCAGCTGCCCGTGCAGGGCCAGAACCTGACCGGCCTGGGCTCGGAGGTCAGCGCCGGGTCCTTCACGAACCTCGCGCAGAACCCGGCGGTGGCGTTCCGCGCGGACTTCCGCGGTGCGGTCCCCCCGCCAGCCGAGCGGTACTGGCGCGGCCCGGTCCTGGAAGCCTTCGACGGGCTGAAATGGCAGCAGGTCCGCGGCAACGTCCCCACCCCCAGCGTCGAGGCGACCGGCGCGCCCCTCACGTACGACCTCACGCTGGAACCCAGCGGCACGCCCTGGCTGCTGGCCCTGGAAACCGTGGTGCGCGTCCCGCAGGGGGCGTTCATCACGAGCGGGGTGCAGGCGTTCACGCCCCGCCCGGTCGCCACGCGCCGCCGCGTGACCCTGGTCAGCCAGCCTGCGCGGGTGGGCCGCCAGGAGAACGGGGACCGCCTGCGCTTCGACACGCTCCTCCCGCAGGGGCAGAACCCCCGCACGCTGGCCCTGGCGCAGCAGTGGGCGGGCCTGCCCCCGGCGCGGCGCGTGCAGGCCGCACTAGACCACCTGCGTTCAGGCGGCTTCACGTACACCCTGAACCCCCCGCTGCT from Deinococcus soli (ex Cha et al. 2016) encodes the following:
- the mce gene encoding methylmalonyl-CoA epimerase, with product MTVLLLDHVAIATPDLEAGSAPYVALGLHPEGPDEEVEGQGVRVRAFQVGETLIELLMPTREDSPVAGFLARRGAGLHHTAYRVADLDAEMARLRAEGARFLSDTPAPGRAGSRVAFLHPKWGEGTLIELVEHPQGGHA
- a CDS encoding transglutaminaseTgpA domain-containing protein translates to MTRPDRPPAGTVTLRAWPTGFGAAFLGLIVLTLIGCVNYALSLGYGLTFLLGGVWVLAAGQALRAARDLTVRVQARGPVRAGTPLPVQVQARGGRGGVLRVALGVVSGSVTLEDAAGTLDAGTLDLTVPTAARGPLEVRVTLRALDRLGLWQVRLPDPDPVTVLIHPRAEEGAPPPPTRSVPGSGEGAGRAPGDEEFAGLRPYQTGDSPRQVSWRHVARTGQLLTRETDAAQGSARRLDWQDTPGDPEVRAARLTAWVDALHAHADSYALHLPGEVIGPGSGEPQRQAALNALALHDPPTLASLAPPARPARNHPGTRPAPLPGEALTWTLLALAVTLAPGVLRQPWWLSLLIAALLGHSLLRARRDAIRPLPTWLLALLAVAGGAALNATYGTLLGRDAGTAFLAMLAALKTAESHARRDQAVLTLLGLFVTSTAFFFSQGPLTALYAVLSAALLLTAATTRLGTPPPLTRASLTGRLGRTVRVLTLSAPLTLVLFVLVPRPDGPLWQLPVQGQNLTGLGSEVSAGSFTNLAQNPAVAFRADFRGAVPPPAERYWRGPVLEAFDGLKWQQVRGNVPTPSVEATGAPLTYDLTLEPSGTPWLLALETVVRVPQGAFITSGVQAFTPRPVATRRRVTLVSQPARVGRQENGDRLRFDTLLPQGQNPRTLALAQQWAGLPPARRVQAALDHLRSGGFTYTLNPPLLPEENRTDAFLFGSRQGFCEHYASAFAVLMRAAGLSARVITGYLGGELNPDGNYLIVRQQDAHAWTEVWLPGQGWVRVDPTAVIAPARVNADLRTALTQPAASAALPRTGLDRLRLRLDAWQNRWNAVVVEYDGEQQTALLTRLGVTGGAQALWWLLLPALAVTLLPAYAWTRRGARPADPAQRLWHDLTRTVGAPQHPGETPGTYAQRQAGIHPHLSDALRGAAHAYQQARYAPGPPDAALRDLRAAVRQVRSLRHRARR
- a CDS encoding AAA family ATPase, encoding MTAPTLPPAQASHVAALHAALTQLDGVILGKGPQIRLAAACLLARGHLLIEDQPGVGKTTLAQALARTCGLHFRRVQFTADLLPADLTGVSVWDAPSSAFRFVEGPVFSELLLADEINRATPRTQGALLEAMEERQVSEGGVTRALPEPFFVIATQNPAAFVGTSPLPEAQLDRFLMTVTLGYPDVRAERQLLETGGRSLSVRELPAVLNAGMLIAMQAEVDAVHVAGPLLDYLQLLARATREHPGLTTGLSPRGLLALLAGARAWAYLHGRGMVLPEDVQAVFAPLATHRLSARAGVSVPDVIERLLRETPIP
- a CDS encoding VanZ family protein; its protein translation is MSVRRARPLWWVPSLVIMGMIWWLSSAPQTPGPSLEHPKDWIAHFLAYLSLAFCLGRATGQRGLALVIAAWFGALDEVHQSFVPPREAGVQDWLFDVAGAWVGVRLAVRRPTTPAPEAQGVVHPV